A stretch of DNA from Pseudopipra pipra isolate bDixPip1 chromosome 1, bDixPip1.hap1, whole genome shotgun sequence:
ACAACTTCATCAGATTTCTGGCAAAATCAGGTCCCTTTTTATGTTTCAGTAAAAGCTACTCTCAAAGGATtagtttctcttttctccttccctcccacccctcagGATGAAGAGCAATTGTCCAACAGTACACTAGCtatctttattttcattatcacgctatttttatttaattcagttGCAGATATATTGATACGGCGGGTGCACAGGGTGGCTAGTGATCTGCCTTACAATTGTATGGATATGCAAAAACTTTGTCTTGGCATATGCTGTGTTTCTGCAGTCCAGCTGAAATGTGTACTTCACAGTGAAGCTGAACCATTTCTTTGCAACAGGCTTTATTAATCCTAGTCTTCTGATTGCCAGCACACTTGAGTTTGCTCAGGCACCACTAAGATCCTTCCTAGTTGTGAATGTGTCAGTATGGTGGTATGTGTCTCTCGGGCTACATATTTTTCATACTTTGGGGAATGAGTTTCAGAATACCAGTGGAACCAAGGGGggtgaaatgaaaatgtgtttcagaGCAACAGTGCAAAGCTAAAAAGTAGGGGAGAGACCCAaagtttttctcctctttcgTGTAGCAGACAAGATGAAGCAATGGCTTTGGCTAAGCATGACAATGAAGATACATTCATTGAAGCACAACTCCAGCAGACTTTGGCTGACCTGGATGAAGATTTAGAAGGTAGGAAAGTTACCTCTTAAgtacaaaagagagagaaatcacCAGTAGATGCAGAATAATCAGTTGTACTCTGACACATCCTCTGCATTTCTCACTAAGATCACTGGGAACAACTCACAGATCTGTGGCAGAATGTGGTCCACCCAAAGTGGTTGCTCTTCCTTTGCTTCAGGAGCAGCCACCTTTTATAGGCTCGCActgattatttttcaaattgcaTATCCGATCATCATTGTATTTCAGTGTCTGCTACCAAAAAGAGATGAACAGTAGTTAATAGACACATTTTATAGGCCAAATTTGGTATAATTTCCCTGACTTAAGTGAAGCTAAACCAGTTGTGAATCTAGCTCTGTGTTTAATGAACAATGCctctgttttgtattttatcATAGTGAAGTGGAAAAAGGATGGGACCTTTTTGTAGCCAACACCTCCTCTGTGTTAACAGGCatatttaaaagttaaaaatgggaaaacatgAATCAGTGGGAAGAGAGAGAATGTCATATTGTGCTCCTCTTTTTCCTACTGTGGATTAAAAATACTTCTCTATTATTGATTTGTCAAAAAATGGCATTGaatagttttttaaaatttcctatctttattttaatacttCTGCAGTGGACTAGATTCTGATTTGATTTCTTGCGAGTTCTCTAACGTGGCAATTCCTTAGCTTCTGTTTTGTAACCTTTGATTTATGCCAGTGAATTTGAAAGGATATTTAAGCTTCTTGCACAATGAGGCTTCTGGAGTCACTGGTAATAAAGGGtgagaagaatgaagaaaaaataaaagtactgtttcttttttggCTTGTTCAAGGAAATCCTTCAGCTGGGCTGTTATTACTAACCAGATCTGGGAAACATAATTTGGAGTTGCTTGCTGtttctcagaaatatttctccttCGGAGTCATGCAGTGAAACTTTTATCACTGAAATAAGTTAGTCAAAGATAAGGTATGAACAATAGATGAAATTCTGCTTTCAGCTGTATTTGTatgtttcccactggctgaaGCAGGAGGACTGCAGGAATATTTGGCTGATCATAATCAGCAACCAGACAATAAGAAGGACCCAGACCTCTcgttttttttgtaataaaagcataaaaatactCCTGTTACTTTTAGTGTAACTAAAATATCTGGTCTGCTTAAGCTTGTGCTATCTGTTTGTGTGATTTAAAGTCATATTGCTTAAATATTGCCAATATGTAATTTTGTATGTGTATTTCGCAGCGGTGGATGGTGTGAGTAACGCTGACTCTGACTACATCAATGATGCATTGAACCCACATATAAGAAGAGTTGAGGCTGCCCAAGATGTTTCCATTTCTGTTCCAGTAACAGTCATAGACGATGCTCCAGAAGTTAGCACCTCTAACTCAGATGAAAATCAAGAGATGGAGATGAGGGTTCCACAAAATATCTCAATCGACTCTGTTAATACAGGAAACTggacaaataaaaacaacaatgCAAGTTCCTTTGATAAGGGACACACAGATGGTGGAGCTATATGCATATCGAAGGACCTAATACATCAGCAACCATCTGAAAATGAATTCAGTCATTTGCCTGTGGAACAGCGGAGAGATATGTTTGAATCTCTCACATCCTCCTttgaaaaaagaagtgaaaagaaCTTAAGACTGGAACCCCTTCCCAAACATGGTGTGAAGTCTGAGGAATATAAATCTAAGCTGAGTCCATCTCACTCCAAGACCACAGCTGAAATCAATACAGCAAAAGAGAAGCTAAATCCATATAATGAATATAGTAGCAGGGAAAGatctctgaaaaaaagtaaatcagaATTAGAAATCAAATGGCCACCAGCAAAAAAAGTGGAAGTAGAAGAAGTCCCATCAGCACCTACATGGTGTCATCGTGCCCAGAATTCAGGATCGAACTATGAACCTAAAATGGGTTTGACAACCTTTAAAGTTGTCCCTCCCAGACCTGAAGTAAGACATTTCGATAGAGGAGTTTCACTCTCCACTGGTGCCATTAAGATAGATGAACTAGGCAACCTTATAAGCCCAAACACTGGTGTTAGTAAACACATACCAGGTTCTTCTTCTGATGAAAGTGAGGAAATTCATATTGGGAAAGTGAAGGCATTCTGGAGGTCAAGTTCTatggaaaagcaaaatgatGACTCTGCTGAGCATTTTTCTAAAAAGTCAGCAGTCACCACGAGCTCTAAGCCCTTTACTGTAAAACATGAACACAAACCTGTCTGTCTTGCAGCTCCAAAACTTGTAGCACCACAAACTGTTACTACCCAGGTAGCCGAAAGACAGTCTGAGAGTGAAAGGACCAAACTACCTCTTCCAGTTACACAGTCTCAGGTAACACCATTAGCAGCCCCAACCATTAATAAGGACAAGCTGGAACTTCCATTTGTAAAGCCACATAGGAGAACTTCCAGTCAGTATGTTGCCTCTGCCATTGCAAGACACATCAATGCAACTACCTTTAAGTCTGACTCTGTGGAATATCATGAGAAAGATGAAAACAAGCAAGGGGCAGGAGAGGTTAAGACTGAAGCAGAAGTTTCACCAAAAAGATGTATTATTGTGGCCAAATATAGCCCTGTGGAAACAGAGTCAGCAGAAACAAGAGAAACACTTTCAAGTGTTTTTACTTGCAGTCAGAAAGCATCCCACAGGTTTACACCTGGTGATAATTCTGGCTTGGAAAACAAAGTAGTTAATATCAGGGCACCAAATCAAGCAACTTCTCTGAGTTTCTATAAAAAGAATGGCAGTGTCCCACTTACTAAATCCTCCTCAAAGGATAACAACAGTGCAGAAGAGGATCGTGGTTTAAACAGCAAACAAAGTATAGCAGAGAAAAAGACACGTCTCATGTTTGACCAGAAATGTGAGACTGTGACCCTTACTAATTCAGCCTCATCTCTTAAGTCTCCTGACCTCCAAGGAGTCCCATCCTCTTTCAGCTCATCTTTGCGAGTCGCTAAATGGCCTCCTGCTAATGGTGTTCAAGTTAATTCGTTTAAAGCGTCATCTGAGTTAAACGGTGCACCAGCAAATGCAGAGTCAGAACAGGAGGAGAAACCTGATGATTCAGATATTAATGCTGTCAGTGAAGTGGATATTAATGTGCAGACCAATATCTTTGGACCAAAGAAGAAGTTCAAACCTGTCATCCAGAAACCAGTTCCAAAAGACACATCACTGCACAGCGCCCTAATGGAAGCAATTCAAACAGGAGGGGGAAAGGAGAAACTCAGAAAGGTAAAGTGGAAACATTTTTTAGCCTGTTCAGACTGCAGAGCCCTGTATTCACCCTGTCAGACACCAGAGGTTTTATGACTGGTACAGTTGCTGGTGAGCTGGAGAACACAAggcatttgaaaaatttataATGGCAAAATACAGACCAAGCTACTGCTTATTCTGCATATCCTGTATATTATGCAACAGCATGGCTACTGCACTAGCTAGAAGAGGCAGAGGGTGCATAGACACAGCATAAACGAGAGGTAATTGAGGTTAGTCTAAGAACTGAACCCTCATTTCAGTATGTTATGTAAAAACAGGAACACAGCGTGGAGAAACCTGTGAATAACTATAATgaaagaaaactgcattttgtATTACTAGGGCATAATAATTGTTTGCCGCTGACTTCGTGCTTAGGGGATATGAGACTGCATCTCTAAGTACAGCATTACTATCTACACATGTCCTCACTGTTCAGTGTGAGTAAGGGTTTTAAAAGCAGGCCCAAAAAAGACAGACTGATTAGTCTTCATAGTTTGCATTCTGGTACAAATGCCAAAAAGTGTTTCCAAGCTATCTCTAAGTAAATATCTAATAACAATGTGAGGTTTATTCCTTTAATATTCTAGGTTTCAAACAGTGCACTAAATGGCAATCACGGGAAACCCTCATATGCTGAGCCAGAGAATGCGCGCTCAGCCCTACTAGCAGCAATTAGAGGCCACAGTGGCACCTCAAAGCTGAAAAAGGTAAGAAATCAAGACGGTAAGTGATCTTTAAAGTGCAGTCTGTTCCTACTGGGTGTTTTAAATACACCCAGATATGCCACAAACTAAACATCCTGCTGCAAAGGGAGAAATTGAGGGGGAAACTCTGTGCAGAAGACCAGATCTGACTTAGGCAGAGAGTATTGCAAGTCCAATTCTATCCTCTGCTATAAAACTTAAACTCTTTCAAATGGTGTGGTTTTAACTTAGAAAGGACATAGAAATCCAAACCAATTACAGGGAGTGTACATAGAAGACATCAAATGTTCCTCATTTTCGCATTTAGGTGgcatagaattgtagaatggtttggattggaaaggaccttaaacaCCTCTCGCTAGATCTAGTTGCTCAATGTGCCATCCAAACTGCCCTTGAACACTGCCAAgaatgggacatccacaacttctctgaacAGAGAAGTTGTACTTTAGGAGTATGCAGTTAGATTAATATATTTGCATTACCTACCATATACATCCAGTCCCAGTTAACTGAAAACACACTAGAGCTTCTTCATGCCATTTATCTGCTAACATGGTGCATGCAAGTAGCATGCAAGTAATTGATTTTGGTGTTCCATCAACATTCACTACAGCAGGATGATTCCTTCTCTCTGATTTACCTAATCATTAAAGCATCTCTTTTTCCTAATAGCCAAAACCTATACTGTTCTAGCCCTAGGTTTCACTCAGTTGACTAATCCAGCCAAAGATGTGTACTTGGCAAGGAGGTTCCCATTTCCCTCATGCAATGACTCAGTTCATTAGCACATATTCAGATAGCTGGCATTAGATAGAAAATGTCTCTTCCTGTGTTAGGGAATTACTTCATCCCTAAATATCTTGCTGCACTTGCTGCAGGTAGGGTACAGCTTACTCTGAGCCTGTGAGCAGGATGGGCTAGCCAGCAACAATCTGCACATATACTGAACTGCTTTCTGCATTCATTGGGCATAAATGTAAATTTGTGTAAAAGAGGGTCTGACAATTAAGTGATAGTGTGTCATCACAGAGACTTTTTGGCAGAGAAGCTTTTGCCATAATTTTAGAGAAAGATGCCTAGAAATGATGCACTTCCTTTTCACTGTGTCACCTGTGCTAGTTAAATGACCATGTTTGTATGTGTACAGGGCACGATGCAGATGTGCTATGATGAAAGGGCTGTCCTTTTTATGTTATCTCAGATGTTCATCTTTTATCTAACATGATGTTAtactcatatatatatattgtttatGTGCAGTGAGGGAATAGAATACAGGAGCTTTCTATGGATTATTTGATGGGAGATGAATCCTTTAATTTTTCACCACAAAAGTTCTATGTCTCAATTTCTCTGAGAATTCTAATAGATCTGCTTAGAAACCTCCTATGTGGCCCATGATACTGAATTTCCTAGTTATTGCCAAATAATTGTAATTACTAACAATTTATCACGATTATTACTAGTAATGGTGTAAATGGCAAAAGTATCTCTTGAGACAGTTGATGGAAAAGCTGGCTTAGTCTGCAAGATTGTCTTTTTCATGTGCATGCACTTGAAGTAGGATGAGTTTCCAAGCTGTTAACTTGTGCAGAGATTTTAGTTTCAGAAATTCCACAGAAATACACTTGGAAGAAGAATCAATTGATTTTGCTCTCAGTGCTTTCACATAGTTCTCTCTggtcctttctttttctttttcaagtatGGCTGGAAACTTTGGGTTTAATggcatttttttcaataaagcTATGTCTGAGAGCTCAGATCTGGAAGAGCATCCCTGTCATCTGAGATTATTTCTGTGCAGCCTAGACTGCAAAAAAGTAATTAGATTCATGGGTGGCTATTGCAGCTTTAATATATCTCCCTGATTCCAAAACcgttgtggtttttttcaaattaatacCAAGTCCAACTTTCTCTCTTACCTTACATGCCAAGAAGAGTTACAGGATGCTGGATCTCACAGTAAATAGATTGAGTTTCTGAGGCAGACTCAATGCCAAAATCTCGATGCTAGTAATCAGCCCAGCTGAGTGATGTGAGTGAGTAGTAACAGATGTTTGACCCCATGAGCAAACAAAGGTTCTATGTGTTTTGCATCATTCAAGCAAAATGAAAGTGCATCAACTGTCAAATAATTACAGTTTAGCCATGCTTGATATTAATCACCTTCTTTCAACTGCCTCATGAGCAGATCTCCTCTTTGGCCTCTGAAGAGCTGCAGCGTTTTCGGGACGCAGAACTATCCTTGCAGAAGGCAGAAGACCTTCAGGAAGAGCAGCTTTGTATCccacctgcccctgcccagccgccaccaccacctcccattcagctgtcagcagcagctcctaAATCCTCTGCCACAGTTACAGGTAACCCCTTGGAGGCAAGGCAAGCTCTAATGGAGGCCATTCgctctggtgctgcagcagcaaagttAAGAAAGGTAAATGTACTTTTATATTTTACTGTGGACGAAACAACGTATGCTAGCTGTGTTTTCAGAGACATTTTTAAGCTGTTCTAGATGcacatttctttcttccagcAGGAGAAGGTACATGTACTGTTTTCTCTAGCTGAATCAAAGATAGGAATGTATTTGAAACCTTTGGACACCTAATGAAACACACCTATGCATATATGCAACAATTTGAATAGTtaatactttttattaaaagagACAATCAGGAGCATGTGTATAATTTCAGAAAGTATTTTCATTACCTTTTCATTCTTGTGTATCTGAGATAATGCTGTATGTCCTTTAGACAAGGTGAACTTAAGAAAGATCAGATATGAGACCCTGAAGCAAATTTATAAATAAGTACTCTCTCCTAATTTCAGTAGTGTGTCCTAGACTTTGATTCCCAACACTTACACCTTGGTCACATGTGCTGAGAGCTGTCAGTAAAACTGGGAGGTCAATTTAATGTCTGCCTGAACTTTATTAATTGAATGGCATGTGTTTCACTTCTGTGATCAACTGTGAATCAGTCATCTCCCAGATGTCTAAATGCTCAGTTGCCTGTGTGTGATTTTTGGATAAATTCACTAACCTCTTTGATCAaagttttttcttcctaatctcAAGTTACACTGCATTTTTTGGTGAAGAGAAGCAGATCGATTGGCCTTAGTGGAAGCATCCCAATGTTACACTGCAGTATCCAAGAATGGACTTTGATCCAGGGATTTTAGGGAGTGTACAAAAGTAGATGTAGTTTTCCCAACACATGATTTAACTGATGCCAGCCATAAATGTGTAAACATTGCATACTTGTCCTCTTTTggataatgaaaaaatatgctCAAATTTTAACATTTGAAAGTAGCCAAAAAAATATGATTTCTCATAAACCAGAAATTCCACAGAATCATACAAATGGCACAAACAAATTAGTGTTTCAGGGAAATTTACATCAGCGTGTTCTGATTACATCAGAAATCTGGATGTGCTGttatttttcatgtgaaaaataaGTATGTTAAGCATAAGATTATGAGGAGCATCTGAGTTTACGtggtttgttcagcttggagaaggcTAAGGGGCAACCTCATTGCAGTCAATGTCTTCCTCAAGGAGGGCAGCTGAGGGGCAGGTGCTGATAAtcctctctgtggtgaccagtggtAGGACATGAGGAAATGCAactgtgtcaggggaagttcagaTGACAataggaaaagattcttcactgAGAGAGTGGTTGGTCatctgaacaggctccccatggaagtggtcacagcaccaaatcTGTCAGATCTCGAGGAGCATCTGGATGATGCTCTTAGTCATGTGGCTTAGTTTTAGgcagtcctgtgaggagcagggtgCTGGATTCAATGATCTTTATGTGttccttccaacttgagatacTCTGATTCTAAGAGtacaaattttgaagaaatCAGACCTTTATTTCCCTACTTTACCaattgacagaaaaaaaacaggattTGGACATTCAAGGATACATGATGCAGTTATTTTCTTGATCCTTCCAAATTTCTTGTTCTTCCAATTGCATTGCTCTTGCAGAAGTCTCTGAGGCAATCAGTAGCTCTTCTCATGAAACCGAGTCTTTACCATTTCTTTGTGGATTTATTTCAAAACACTTGGATAACCAGTGCAGGCCATGAAAATACGCCAGATATTCTCACGTATTCTGCTAAATACTGTGCCTATCTTGTTTCATTTCCAAGGCAGAGTAATTTTTTGGAGTTTTGACATTGAAACTAGGtcttttatgaaaataaaagagagcAGTGTTTTGTCCAAGACAGAGTATGATTTTCTTACTACTGTGCTGCTCTTTCAGATACTGGATATGGAAACTAACCTTGTATACACAAAAGTCATCTTGACACTTTGACATCTGAGATCTCACGTCCTTGATAAGATTTTGGTTGCAGCAATTAGACAGCAGAGTAGGTAGTTCAGTTCAGTAATGGCATCTGTTTCTCTTCCATTGTCTTCTCAAAGCTTTCTGGGACAAGGGCTTCTGACAGCAAGGTCATTTATTTAGGTAATGTTGTGGAGAACTGGGAAGAATCTGTATTCCTTAGTTATGTGTGACTTAGTGCTTATTTATGAAGGAATATTTGCAATGGAAGCAGATCAAACGGGACTGTCAGTGGAACCAAATGTAAAAAGCAACCAATTGCTTAGATAAGGAGCATCCCAACAAACATTTGAGCTCTAGTAATATCTGTGAAAAGCCAGCTCCTCCACTCCTCCCCTGATTACACAGCTATTTGCTAAAGTCATGAACTTTAAGGTTAAAAGATCCACTAtgcaggaagggaggagagaagTTGCTGGAGGCTGACCTTGCCTTGCTGAGAGTCAGGGTCTGCACAGCACAGTCTCTAAGTGGGTCAGCCAAAACAAACTAGAGCAGAAATAGGTGCTTGAGGAAAATACTAAGTATAGGTAAGACAGTACATGCTTAAGTCTCCTGGCTCTTCTTTAATCCATTTCTTGGACTACTGTGCCTGCTTTGGCAAATAAATCACCCTTTGTTTTGAAGAAACGACTTGTGTTTTATTGCACACTCTTGCTGTCCACACTCTTGCTGTCCCCAGTTGGGCCTGCTCAGTAAAATGGTTCATCCGCAGTGCAGAGCAGTTCAGAGACCTGCTAGAAAGTGGTTACACTACAGATCCTACCTAAAGGGAGTGGAGACACAGGCATGTCACAGGAACAGGATGAACTTATTTACCCAACTGGAAAAGACCTGACAAAGTGCAGGAAGTAacctttttcttcagtttttgaaATGGTCTGTCAAGGAACCTGACAGTTGTTCAACACATGCAAAGTATAACAGCAAGTCAGGGAGGTGGCATCAAGCAAAGCCACCAACCATGATGACTGCCCCAGTGCCTTTGGTGGTTGATTGTCTTGAGAAATGAACGTATCTCACTGGCGAGGAGCCTGCTTCCCAGCCATGCAGTCTGTCTCATGTGCAAAGGAGAATCAGTTGATCTAGGAAATAAACAGCTGATTTGAGACCAGATTTTGGCTAATTCTGGTGGGCAAAACTCAGGTCATAGAGCTGTACCATTTGTAGCTTCTGATGTTAAAAGTGAAGTAGTGTTTTCCTTCAGTTGTGTCGAACAGAATCATATAGTGAAGATCTATATGTCCAGGTTTTAACTTTCTATTTCCCATctcagaaaatgcaaaataaccTGGCTAGATTTCTGAAGTTCTGTATATCAATGCATgtgtatttttggttttgcGTAACTTGCCTTGGGATTTACTAGATTGTCTGTGGAAAAAACATAACTACACGTGCAAATAACCTGTTAGATGTCTAGCTGTAGGTATAGTTGCAGCACAAGTCCATGCAGGATTAAAAATCTTACCAAAGAAGAGAAGCTATAAAAGTTCCTTTAGATTATCCATTCCTTTTAGGTAGAGTTGTACCCAGGGATTTGGTAGAAATACTACAGGGGAATGTGCCTGCAAATGGTGGGGAAGGCAAGTTATATCTCTGAAAGAACAGGCTCACGGTAAAATGATTGCTATAGACCACTTCTTAATGGTATGTGCAAGGGAGATTCTGCAGATTCCATATATCTTCCAACAAAGAGTTGCACCAAAGCAACCCTTTCTGTTTGCTcactgagattttaaaaattaatttggctCCATCACAGTATCCACAAGCATTCATGCCAATGTTTGGCATAGGCATTAGGTCATGTGAACTCTTGATACGTGCAGTGTATCATTCTGTTGGCAATCAAAGGAGCCAGGTAAGATAATTACTGCACCATTACAATGAGTCCATGGTGTACACTGGGATAATTTGGAGTTGGTTGTCAACAATTAACACATTGATCTGAATTATGGCACATTGagtgtcttctgggaagcatgGCCTAGTTCTATACCTTTATGTCAAGCAGTGGACTGTTCTCACATAAGCAGAGATATATAATTGTGAATGAACAAATACTGTTTCGTACCATTAGTATCTGTGGGTGCAATGAAAGGATTACAGAATCAAAGCCACAGTTAATGTTGGCTTTGGTAGGCTGGAAATGGGGCAGGAGCCCCCACGTTAAGGTTGGCCAAGCTTGATATACAGGTAGTCAAATGAGCCTATGAAGCGATTCTAGTTCCCATGCACAATGAGAGGCAGGCATTTGCATGCTGTTTGAATTGAAAGataaaacttgaaaataatttgaactCTTCACCTTGCTAATAATTTATATAATgacctatttttttcctcaagaatAAAGTTTCTGCCATGGATACTAAGGCCAAAATGGTAAATTTAGGCTTGATCAAATACATgattcctttttagtttttgcACTGACCTTAATGTATATCTCTATGATAGAATCAAAGCTCAGTAACTTTGAATTTGTTAGAGCACCTTAGCatatgaatttaaaattaagCATATGCTTAGATGACCTGAGGACTGGGAAGGAAGATAAGCATTTGTTTAAGTATTTTCCTGAATCAAAGCCATTGGGAGTTTACTTCATTTAATCAGGAAGCAAAGTACTCATCAATTGATTTTTATGGCCAGTGACAGCTAGCTGACACAGAATAGATTTTGACTGTCAGATGTTGCATACTTATAGCCTGGGTTTCTGTTCATTCCACAATGAAGgactttcagagaaaaatacatcACCTGTGTTCCAGAAATTGTGTAATTACAACCTAAATAGCTGCAACATACGTAAGTATATATGAGTTGTAGGGTTTTTAGGGAAGGATAGCACCTTTCATTAAACCAACTGATACAGCTAGAAAACAACAGATAAGCTTTAAGTAGTCCCAAGGAGCAGATGAAGAGACCAAGCTTGAAAGCAGCCTCACAGGAGAATGTTTGGTTAACAATGTCAACAGTTGGAGgtttaaaaatatcttgaaTGATCATGTGCTTTTCTTTGTTATAGGTCCCTCTGCTTGTTTAAATCATATAAAAAGAACAGATAATTGGAAAATCTAACCCCGTATGCATCCATAATCATCGTTCAAGCTCTGAAGTGGCAAAAAACATCAAGAAGTTTAGTATATTCTCGTCTACAAGCCAAAATAAGCTGTAGttaattttctgtgtgttcCTGCATAATGGTTCTAAGGGGGAAATATGTTGCTCTGCTGTAAAGCTTCTGTGCCAAGGAATTGTGTTTTGCCTCTGAATATTTAAAGTTGCCAATAAACCATTCTTGTTGGCAGGTTAATAAGAATATAAACACTGTGCAGTCCTGTGTTAATACTTAATTGTATTTATGggcaaaattaaaaactttacTAGTTATCTGAAAAGTAATATTCATTTTAAgttgttaaaaatatttcaaactatTTCAAACTATTTACTTGCTTCTTATTTGATTTCAAAAAGGACTATAAATGGTTGGAGTGAAAATCAGAATAAAGGTCTATAAAAAACAATCACAAGAAAAAAGTTATGGTACCTAAGTTGTCATATGCTGGAGTCactggtttttaaaattaaattaactttGTATCTCTGGTGGAGCTCTGAGAAAGCAGGCAATTAATAATGAATGTGAGACAGTGTCTATTGCAAAG
This window harbors:
- the COBL gene encoding protein cordon-bleu isoform X8; this translates as METLVRPGASKPPTGKRMKARAPPPPNQPSAASRIHNERKSPAETAVISDQNLVSMKENMINRLVDFTVILPSGVEQKNTVQGSKAVMDVLVDLCSQYHLNPSQHSLELKSSGTQQVLSYKPNTLIGALDVETVLLKEKVPEEKAKRPLPRVPEKSVRLVVNYLKTQKAVVRVSPEVPLHNIIPAICEKCEVSQEHIVLLRDGITGEELELTKSLEELGIKELYAWDRKKVPPSKTQSEPSLNYREPNRKASVSNDAIEKEKTRLLGLFNADRRSSKTEEYLRMNRDCGEEDVFSSASTSEGSLDGFSTAPNSPSVNSRSSSLGPSLSLGNISGMTANPEVKKRRAPPPPVVTPVLPNVEVRGQEKTVAQISQGASLNDLRKKKRRAPLPPTASAPPTPAMPNRTEDREDKKKSTMESLLSAHDNVYVVDDTVLELSEVEETASESSCFASEDTTEDSGVVSSPSDIVSLDSQNDSMKLRDIKLVNGYMDSAEADATCGTETRPVKNTSCDSVGSDSAPQSRQDEAMALAKHDNEDTFIEAQLQQTLADLDEDLEAVDGVSNADSDYINDALNPHIRRVEAAQDVSISVPVTVIDDAPEVSTSNSDENQEMEMRVPQNISIDSVNTGNWTNKNNNASSFDKGHTDGGAICISKDLIHQQPSENEFSHLPVEQRRDMFESLTSSFEKRSEKNLRLEPLPKHGVKSEEYKSKLSPSHSKTTAEINTAKEKLNPYNEYSSRERSLKKSKSELEIKWPPAKKVEVEEVPSAPTWCHRAQNSGSNYEPKMGLTTFKVVPPRPEVRHFDRGVSLSTGAIKIDELGNLISPNTGVSKHIPGSSSDESEEIHIGKVKAFWRSSSMEKQNDDSAEHFSKKSAVTTSSKPFTVKHEHKPVCLAAPKLVAPQTVTTQVAERQSESERTKLPLPVTQSQVTPLAAPTINKDKLELPFVKPHRRTSSQYVASAIARHINATTFKSDSVEYHEKDENKQGAGEVKTEAEVSPKRCIIVAKYSPVETESAETRETLSSVFTCSQKASHRFTPGDNSGLENKVVNIRAPNQATSLSFYKKNGSVPLTKSSSKDNNSAEEDRGLNSKQSIAEKKTRLMFDQKCETVTLTNSASSLKSPDLQGVPSSFSSSLRVAKWPPANGVQVNSFKASSELNGAPANAESEQEEKPDDSDINAVSEVDINVQTNIFGPKKKFKPVIQKPVPKDTSLHSALMEAIQTGGGKEKLRKVSNSALNGNHGKPSYAEPENARSALLAAIRGHSGTSKLKKISSLASEELQRFRDAELSLQKAEDLQEEQLCIPPAPAQPPPPPPIQLSAAAPKSSATVTGNPLEARQALMEAIRSGAAAAKLRKVPLLV
- the COBL gene encoding protein cordon-bleu isoform X10, which encodes METLVRPGASKPPTGKRMKARAPPPPNQPSAASRIHNERKSPAETAVISDQNLVSMKENMINRLVDFTVILPSGVEQKNTVQGSKAVMDVLVDLCSQYHLNPSQHSLELKSSGTQQVLSYKPNTLIGALDVETVLLKEKVPEEKAKRPLPRVPEKSVRLVVNYLKTQKAVVRVSPEVPLHNIIPAICEKCEVSQEHIVLLRDGITGEELELTKSLEELGIKELYAWDRKKEPNRKASVSNDAIEKEKTRLLGLFNADRRSSKGFSTAPNSPSVNSRSSSLGPSLSLGNISGMTANPEVKKRRAPPPPVVTPVLPNVEVRGQEKTVAQISQGASLNDLRKKKRRAPLPPTASAPPTPAMPNRTEDREDKKKSTMESLLSAHDNVYVVDDTVLELSEVEETASESSCFASEDTTEDSGVVSSPSDIVSLDSQNDSMKLRDIKLVNGYMDSAEADATCGTETRPVKNTSCDSVGSDSAPQSRQDEAMALAKHDNEDTFIEAQLQQTLADLDEDLEAVDGVSNADSDYINDALNPHIRRVEAAQDVSISVPVTVIDDAPEVSTSNSDENQEMEMRVPQNISIDSVNTGNWTNKNNNASSFDKGHTDGGAICISKDLIHQQPSENEFSHLPVEQRRDMFESLTSSFEKRSEKNLRLEPLPKHGVKSEEYKSKLSPSHSKTTAEINTAKEKLNPYNEYSSRERSLKKSKSELEIKWPPAKKVEVEEVPSAPTWCHRAQNSGSNYEPKMGLTTFKVVPPRPEVRHFDRGVSLSTGAIKIDELGNLISPNTGVSKHIPGSSSDESEEIHIGKVKAFWRSSSMEKQNDDSAEHFSKKSAVTTSSKPFTVKHEHKPVCLAAPKLVAPQTVTTQVAERQSESERTKLPLPVTQSQVTPLAAPTINKDKLELPFVKPHRRTSSQYVASAIARHINATTFKSDSVEYHEKDENKQGAGEVKTEAEVSPKRCIIVAKYSPVETESAETRETLSSVFTCSQKASHRFTPGDNSGLENKVVNIRAPNQATSLSFYKKNGSVPLTKSSSKDNNSAEEDRGLNSKQSIAEKKTRLMFDQKCETVTLTNSASSLKSPDLQGVPSSFSSSLRVAKWPPANGVQVNSFKASSELNGAPANAESEQEEKPDDSDINAVSEVDINVQTNIFGPKKKFKPVIQKPVPKDTSLHSALMEAIQTGGGKEKLRKVSNSALNGNHGKPSYAEPENARSALLAAIRGHSGTSKLKKISSLASEELQRFRDAELSLQKAEDLQEEQLCIPPAPAQPPPPPPIQLSAAAPKSSATVTGNPLEARQALMEAIRSGAAAAKLRKVPLLV